The following coding sequences lie in one Photobacterium sp. CCB-ST2H9 genomic window:
- a CDS encoding phosphoethanolamine transferase: MNGFILLMSVYYAFILNMPVISKIYQVTGYHLTPFIISSPCLLFFSFVIIFSMLCQPFIFKPVSIILLITSSLAFYAEMKFRVMFDYGMIENVFETNTSEASSYLNGSSLFYLIFFGFVPATLVLMTHIIYSKSIFKEILKRVVLMLAAFIGLGLIAMFFYKDYAAVGRNNSYLNKMINPAHAYNTFKYINRNYFTTPEPYRPLGEDAKLLPAKNKKDTLVVVVLGETARGMNFSYNGYKRDTNPYTADMGLISFQQVSSCGTATAVSVPCMFSNMNRSDYKKSKANNQDNVMDIIGRAGVTLLWKDNDGGDKGVAKNFEKISLDPTEESSFCNGETCHDEALLTHFDKEITALQGNKLITIHTIGSHGPTYFQRYPESMARFTPACNSKDIEKCSDAEIRNTYDNTIAYTDFFLSKLIQKLKHYQDKYNVALMYISDHGESLGENGLYLHGTPYTIAPREQTTVPWLMWIPDQYAQAKGIDKICLSKLATSRHFSQDNFFHTLIGFYGVETTAKNPELDITATCKSS, translated from the coding sequence ATGAACGGGTTTATCCTGCTCATGTCAGTGTATTATGCCTTCATCTTGAACATGCCTGTAATTTCAAAGATTTATCAGGTGACCGGCTATCATCTGACACCTTTCATCATCAGTTCACCCTGCCTGCTTTTTTTTAGTTTTGTCATTATTTTTTCCATGCTGTGCCAGCCTTTTATATTTAAACCTGTCAGTATTATATTATTAATCACCTCATCATTAGCTTTCTATGCCGAAATGAAATTCAGGGTCATGTTTGACTATGGCATGATCGAAAATGTTTTTGAGACCAACACCAGTGAAGCCAGTTCTTATCTGAATGGCAGCTCTTTGTTTTACCTGATCTTCTTCGGTTTTGTCCCTGCCACCCTTGTTTTAATGACACATATCATTTACTCGAAAAGTATTTTCAAAGAAATCCTGAAACGAGTCGTTTTAATGCTGGCAGCCTTCATTGGCCTCGGCTTGATTGCCATGTTTTTTTATAAAGATTACGCCGCAGTCGGCAGGAATAATTCGTATCTGAATAAAATGATTAACCCTGCGCACGCCTACAATACCTTTAAGTACATTAACCGGAACTATTTTACGACCCCGGAACCATATCGCCCGCTGGGTGAAGATGCCAAGCTGCTGCCTGCGAAAAACAAGAAAGACACCCTGGTTGTTGTGGTACTGGGTGAAACGGCCCGCGGAATGAACTTCAGTTACAACGGTTATAAGCGTGATACAAATCCCTATACCGCAGATATGGGCCTGATTTCGTTTCAACAGGTCTCTTCATGCGGCACAGCGACAGCAGTTTCAGTGCCTTGCATGTTTTCCAACATGAATCGTTCCGACTACAAAAAAAGCAAAGCCAATAATCAGGATAACGTCATGGATATCATTGGCCGCGCAGGTGTCACATTGCTCTGGAAAGATAATGATGGCGGTGATAAAGGTGTTGCCAAGAATTTCGAAAAAATCAGTCTTGATCCGACTGAGGAGAGTTCATTCTGTAATGGTGAAACCTGCCACGATGAAGCACTGCTCACCCATTTCGATAAAGAAATTACTGCACTTCAGGGAAACAAGCTGATCACGATTCATACCATTGGAAGCCATGGTCCAACCTATTTTCAACGGTATCCGGAGTCAATGGCACGTTTCACTCCGGCCTGTAACAGCAAAGATATTGAAAAATGTTCAGATGCAGAAATTCGGAACACGTACGACAACACCATTGCGTATACTGATTTCTTCCTGTCAAAGCTCATTCAAAAGCTGAAGCATTATCAGGACAAATACAATGTCGCCCTGATGTATATTTCTGACCATGGAGAATCGCTGGGTGAAAATGGCTTGTATTTGCACGGTACGCCGTACACCATCGCGCCAAGAGAGCAAACAACCGTTCCCTGGCTGATGTGGATTCCGGACCAATATGCACAAGCAAAAGGTATTGATAAGATCTGTCTGTCTAAACTGGCAACGTCCAGACATTTTTCTCAGGACAATTTCTTCCATACCCTGATTGGTTTTTACGGCGTAGAAACCACAGCCAAAAACCCGGAACTGGATATTACGGCAACCTGTAAAAGCAGCTGA
- a CDS encoding cytochrome b/b6 domain-containing protein: protein MVTQQQSDILWDRFVRFIHWSVAALFFTNYVFTKEGGATHEWVGYVMVLLILLRLLWGTRVTGAARLSSFVPSVSKAREHISTLWETGKDDHHGHNPLGAFMVWFLWGALVLCTLSGWAAHEKLFNAKKLFKEVHEFLVNLTLFAVIFHVFAVVMMSKLTGNQYVKGMLTGRRGQK from the coding sequence ATGGTTACACAACAGCAGTCCGATATTCTCTGGGATCGCTTTGTCCGATTTATTCATTGGTCCGTCGCAGCACTCTTCTTCACCAATTATGTGTTCACGAAGGAAGGGGGAGCAACCCATGAGTGGGTTGGTTATGTCATGGTGTTGCTGATTCTGTTGCGTTTACTGTGGGGAACCCGGGTGACAGGGGCAGCAAGGTTGAGCAGTTTTGTGCCTTCAGTCAGTAAGGCCCGGGAACATATCAGTACGCTGTGGGAAACCGGAAAAGATGACCATCACGGGCATAACCCTTTAGGTGCCTTCATGGTTTGGTTCTTATGGGGTGCACTGGTGCTTTGTACTTTGAGTGGCTGGGCAGCTCACGAAAAGCTGTTTAATGCAAAGAAACTGTTTAAAGAAGTTCATGAATTTCTGGTCAATCTGACGTTGTTTGCAGTGATCTTCCATGTCTTTGCTGTTGTCATGATGAGCAAGCTGACGGGCAATCAGTATGTGAAAGGGATGCTGACCGGCCGGCGGGGTCAAAAATAA
- a CDS encoding glycosyltransferase family 39 protein, with product MRMDTEHQGNNFPPYFYLVASIIVAIFMIGVSLYFRPLLPIDETRYTSVAWEMWHGGDWLVPHKNGLPYAHKPPVLFWLINLSWMLFGVNDVATRMIVPLLACCNFFLIYQLGKRLYGKHSQAAELSPLVLLSFCILALYLSMTLFDLLLTVFLLSSVICLLKAAQENKIKWGAVAGFWAGIGVLVKGPVILAYLFPLFVSYPFWRQDGWLPNRKWLVVCLLSIIITAVVALLWAIPAAMQGGEEYAQAIFWGQTAGRVSESFAHARPFYWYVLFLPVLTLPWLFFLGCWRSRIFSQMSQADKFCLSWLVLTVLLFSCFSGKQPHYLLPVFPAMAVFLAAKLNLKLFGKEPLLALLLLILAIAMFSGPWWIGAAFKAAQNPEVHPLWGLVPLFLAVVAIKPAVFQKFRLPVLLLAIPVSVYALLPFVSPVLFQLYDLSELAQQLNKKQTEGHVVAISGNYHGQYQYLGRLEEPLVVIGDKNTEEYLWLAQHPNAWAVIATRNVDTYIEQHAVQIWPYRGRKNVLISAADLFQWPDWKLYTPVIDQKLTEKKVAVNSDLE from the coding sequence ATGCGTATGGATACGGAACACCAGGGCAATAACTTCCCACCTTACTTTTATCTGGTGGCTTCGATTATAGTTGCCATCTTCATGATAGGCGTCAGCCTGTATTTTCGGCCGCTATTACCCATCGATGAAACCCGGTATACGTCTGTCGCCTGGGAAATGTGGCATGGCGGCGACTGGCTGGTGCCTCATAAAAATGGTTTGCCTTATGCACATAAACCCCCGGTGTTATTTTGGCTGATCAATCTCAGCTGGATGCTCTTTGGTGTGAACGATGTTGCGACCCGCATGATTGTTCCCTTGCTGGCCTGTTGTAATTTCTTCCTGATTTATCAATTAGGAAAGAGGCTGTATGGAAAGCACTCACAGGCTGCTGAACTCTCGCCACTGGTTTTGCTGAGTTTCTGCATTCTGGCACTTTATCTGTCCATGACACTGTTTGATTTGTTACTGACAGTATTCCTGTTAAGCAGTGTGATATGCCTGCTGAAGGCTGCACAGGAAAACAAGATCAAGTGGGGAGCGGTCGCGGGCTTCTGGGCTGGCATCGGGGTGCTGGTGAAAGGCCCGGTGATCTTGGCGTATTTATTTCCTTTATTTGTTTCCTATCCCTTTTGGCGACAGGACGGCTGGCTGCCGAATCGAAAATGGCTGGTTGTTTGTTTGCTCAGTATCATCATCACAGCAGTGGTCGCTCTGCTTTGGGCAATTCCGGCAGCCATGCAAGGCGGTGAAGAATATGCTCAGGCCATTTTCTGGGGACAGACTGCGGGCAGAGTCTCCGAGTCTTTTGCACATGCCCGGCCATTTTACTGGTATGTATTGTTTCTGCCGGTACTGACATTGCCCTGGTTGTTTTTTCTGGGCTGCTGGCGTAGCCGGATATTCAGTCAGATGAGTCAGGCAGATAAATTTTGCTTAAGCTGGCTGGTGCTGACGGTGCTTTTATTCAGTTGTTTCAGTGGTAAGCAACCTCATTATCTGTTACCGGTTTTCCCTGCAATGGCGGTCTTCCTGGCTGCAAAGCTGAATCTGAAACTGTTCGGCAAAGAGCCTTTGCTGGCTTTGCTGTTGCTGATATTAGCGATTGCGATGTTCAGCGGCCCATGGTGGATTGGCGCGGCATTTAAAGCGGCTCAAAATCCGGAAGTTCATCCGCTCTGGGGACTGGTGCCGCTATTTTTGGCCGTGGTCGCCATCAAACCTGCAGTCTTTCAGAAATTCAGATTGCCCGTTCTCTTACTTGCGATTCCGGTCAGTGTTTATGCGCTGCTGCCGTTTGTATCGCCGGTTTTATTTCAGCTTTATGATCTCAGTGAACTGGCACAACAACTGAATAAAAAACAAACCGAGGGGCATGTGGTTGCCATCTCCGGAAATTATCATGGGCAGTACCAGTATCTGGGTCGTTTAGAAGAACCACTGGTGGTCATTGGCGATAAAAATACAGAAGAGTATCTGTGGTTAGCCCAGCATCCCAATGCCTGGGCTGTGATTGCAACCAGAAATGTCGACACTTACATCGAGCAGCATGCTGTACAGATATGGCCTTACCGAGGCAGAAAAAACGTATTGATTTCAGCGGCAGACTTATTTCAATGGCCCGACTGGAAACTGTATACGCCTGTTATCGATCAAAAGCTGACGGAAAAGAAGGTCGCCGTTAATTCTGATCTCGAATAA
- the sgrR gene encoding HTH-type transcriptional regulator SgrR: protein MSGQRLKTQFQRLYTHFSGQDSDTNLQDISEVLFCTRRNVRMVINKMVEKGWIDWEPAIGRGKQSRLVFHSTDTELQYNHARKLVADGKLEPALEALGHDANRLAQLIQEQLGLTTQKGRQIVRVPYYRAFTNLNPLRPLRRSEQHLVRQIFNGLTRINEEKEEVEGDLAHHWEAFSPRHWRFYLRPAVRFHDGSLLESKDVLVSLERLKSQRLFRHLENISSPFPNTIDIRLSHDDRRLPDLLANIMAVIQPAELDTAKEAELFPIGTGAYKVVQNDKQRLTLEAFDQYFGFRALIDVVEIWILTGVTACYLQPSTDRVATQIKEVSERLTLDEGCNYLLLNRVNGLASDPQWQAYFQNRLGPVQLLSRMNLAEIGEMRLINAYGLLPGWTDTNSVSAHVDVPAKRMVTLAFAQDHPVYHEVARAIERILAEDGIRLKVMEISNTDVLTGKYADKIDIWLNGMSMSNHRDDAFLAWFYSFDHIARVMPEAEFEALDQQVMHWRAFAEQSCPSHDIGSVLVRSGQIIPLFHAWLGVYSAGPVQGMEPNSMGWFDFKSVWLKPGLES, encoded by the coding sequence ATGAGTGGTCAGCGCCTCAAAACCCAGTTCCAGCGTCTTTATACCCATTTTTCCGGACAGGACAGTGATACCAATCTTCAGGACATTTCTGAGGTGCTTTTCTGTACCCGCAGGAATGTGCGTATGGTCATCAATAAGATGGTGGAAAAAGGCTGGATAGACTGGGAACCGGCGATAGGGCGGGGCAAGCAGTCACGGCTGGTGTTTCACAGCACAGATACTGAGTTGCAATACAACCATGCCCGAAAACTGGTTGCAGACGGCAAGCTGGAACCTGCACTGGAAGCTTTGGGACATGATGCGAACCGGCTGGCACAACTGATTCAGGAACAGCTGGGCCTGACCACTCAGAAAGGCCGCCAGATTGTGCGCGTGCCGTATTACCGCGCGTTTACCAACCTGAATCCGCTCCGGCCGCTGCGGCGTTCAGAGCAGCATCTGGTGCGGCAGATTTTCAACGGTCTGACACGCATAAATGAGGAAAAAGAGGAAGTCGAGGGGGATCTGGCGCATCACTGGGAAGCTTTCTCCCCGCGTCACTGGCGTTTTTATCTGCGTCCGGCGGTTCGTTTTCATGACGGCAGTCTGCTGGAAAGCAAAGATGTGCTGGTGAGTCTTGAAAGGCTGAAGTCGCAGCGGCTGTTTCGTCATCTGGAAAACATCAGCTCACCGTTTCCGAATACCATCGATATCCGCCTCAGTCATGATGACAGGCGATTGCCGGATCTGCTGGCAAATATCATGGCCGTGATTCAGCCGGCTGAGCTGGATACGGCCAAAGAAGCAGAGCTGTTTCCGATCGGGACCGGCGCTTACAAGGTGGTGCAGAACGATAAACAGCGGCTGACGCTGGAAGCGTTTGATCAGTATTTCGGATTCCGGGCGCTGATCGATGTGGTTGAGATTTGGATCCTGACTGGCGTCACAGCCTGTTATCTGCAGCCGAGTACGGACCGGGTTGCCACGCAAATCAAGGAAGTCTCAGAACGTCTGACTTTAGATGAGGGGTGTAACTACCTGCTGCTGAACCGGGTGAACGGTCTTGCCAGCGATCCGCAATGGCAAGCCTATTTCCAGAATCGTCTGGGCCCGGTTCAACTGTTGTCCCGCATGAATCTGGCTGAAATCGGAGAGATGCGTCTGATTAATGCTTATGGCCTGCTGCCGGGCTGGACGGACACGAATTCGGTTTCAGCCCATGTTGATGTGCCCGCAAAACGGATGGTCACGCTGGCGTTTGCCCAGGATCATCCGGTTTATCATGAAGTTGCCCGGGCGATTGAACGTATTCTTGCAGAAGATGGGATTCGGCTGAAAGTCATGGAAATCAGCAATACGGATGTGCTGACAGGCAAATACGCAGATAAGATTGATATCTGGCTCAATGGCATGAGCATGAGTAACCACAGAGATGATGCGTTTCTTGCCTGGTTCTACAGTTTTGACCACATTGCGCGGGTCATGCCTGAAGCAGAATTTGAAGCGCTGGATCAGCAGGTGATGCATTGGCGGGCATTCGCGGAGCAAAGCTGTCCCAGTCATGATATCGGTTCGGTGCTGGTACGCAGCGGGCAGATTATTCCGCTCTTTCATGCCTGGCTTGGGGTTTACAGTGCGGGGCCGGTACAGGGGATGGAACCCAATTCAATGGGCTGGTTTGACTTTAAATCGGTCTGGTTAAAGCCAGGGCTGGAATCTTAA
- a CDS encoding D-alanyl-D-alanine carboxypeptidase family protein, which produces MMKTLLRPVLLYWTISLYFSLITPASAEDTLMPSPPEIAADAWVLMSYQSGQVIAGSNQNQAHAPASLVKIMTSYVVGKELKAGHIHGDDKVVISENAWGQKFPGSSKMFLNVGDEVTVDDLNHGVIISSGNDATVALAEHVAGHTAAFIEMMNREAERLGMQRTYFTTPHGLDSDEQATTAYDMALLTRAFIHDLPEMYGLFKEKSFTFNKIKQGNRNPLLWDTSLNADGVKTGYTKEAGYSLVSSASQDGFRLIAVVLGTKDVNARRNESKKLLTWGFRFYQDLAPNFDKNTLKKAKVWYGSPSNVQVELGDGGVITVPRRQRKSLDHKVFYNSNLEAPVAKGQQVGKVEWYLSDSLITVQPILAAEASEKAPWYKSMIDTVWRPIGRWFNDQEWDHRDDKDAPESTQ; this is translated from the coding sequence ATGATGAAAACACTGCTTAGACCTGTTTTGTTGTACTGGACTATCAGTCTGTACTTTTCCCTGATTACCCCTGCCTCGGCTGAAGACACGCTCATGCCAAGCCCGCCAGAAATCGCAGCAGATGCATGGGTTTTAATGAGTTACCAATCCGGTCAGGTGATCGCAGGCAGCAATCAGAATCAAGCGCATGCGCCTGCCAGCCTTGTGAAGATCATGACCAGCTATGTGGTCGGTAAAGAGTTAAAAGCCGGTCATATTCACGGTGACGATAAAGTCGTCATCAGTGAAAACGCCTGGGGACAAAAATTTCCCGGTTCCTCCAAAATGTTCCTCAATGTTGGCGATGAAGTCACCGTGGATGATTTAAACCACGGCGTGATCATTTCATCCGGGAATGACGCAACAGTCGCGCTGGCCGAGCATGTGGCCGGACATACCGCTGCATTTATTGAAATGATGAATCGCGAAGCAGAAAGACTCGGGATGCAAAGAACTTACTTCACAACCCCACACGGACTGGACAGTGACGAGCAGGCAACCACGGCTTATGACATGGCGCTGCTGACCCGCGCTTTCATTCATGATTTACCGGAGATGTATGGATTATTTAAGGAAAAATCTTTTACATTCAACAAAATAAAACAAGGCAACCGGAACCCTTTACTCTGGGATACCAGCCTCAATGCCGATGGTGTCAAAACTGGTTATACCAAAGAAGCGGGATACAGCCTGGTATCATCCGCATCACAGGACGGCTTCCGGTTAATCGCCGTGGTACTCGGTACAAAAGATGTCAATGCACGGCGCAACGAAAGCAAAAAATTGCTGACCTGGGGTTTCCGCTTCTATCAGGATCTCGCCCCCAACTTCGACAAAAATACGCTGAAAAAAGCCAAAGTCTGGTACGGCTCTCCATCCAATGTTCAGGTGGAACTAGGCGATGGCGGGGTAATCACCGTTCCCCGCCGCCAGCGAAAAAGTCTCGACCACAAAGTGTTTTATAATTCCAACCTGGAAGCACCGGTGGCTAAAGGACAACAGGTTGGAAAAGTTGAATGGTATCTGTCTGACTCACTGATCACGGTTCAGCCTATTCTGGCGGCGGAAGCATCTGAAAAGGCGCCTTGGTATAAGTCGATGATAGACACTGTCTGGCGCCCGATTGGCCGTTGGTTCAATGATCAGGAATGGGATCACCGCGACGACAAAGACGCTCCCGAAAGCACGCAGTAA
- the nhaD gene encoding sodium:proton antiporter NhaD, whose amino-acid sequence MILPFTAEAGTGESGLDLTQTTMGYLAVLIFVVAYGLVMAEEYLQLRKSKPMLLAAGVIWILVGWAYKQNDMIEVAHVALDHNLLEYAELMLFLLVAMTYINAMDERRLFDGLQAWMVSKGFHFKSLFWMTGLLAFFISPVADNLTTALLMCAVVMKVGGDNTRFINLACINIVVAANAGGAFSPFGDITTLMVWQAGLVRFSQFFELFIPALVNFMVPALIMSFFVPGTKPETTSEFVELKRGAKRIVLLFLLTILTAVVFHTYLHYPPVMGMMMGMAYLSLFAYFLQKTLPRSLEKKRAKAIANNDHAALDRLGSVVPFDVFRRISMAEWDTLLFFYGVVMCVGGLSLLGYLSVASHVLYTQWDPVWANIMVGVMSAIVDNIPVMFAVLTMNPDMAVGNWLLVTLTAGVGGSLLSIGSAAGVALMGAAHGKYTFFGHLKWAPAVALGYILSIAVHLAMNAAEFG is encoded by the coding sequence ATGATTTTGCCATTCACAGCGGAAGCCGGTACAGGTGAGTCCGGGCTGGATTTAACACAGACAACCATGGGTTATCTGGCTGTTCTCATCTTCGTCGTTGCTTATGGCTTAGTCATGGCGGAGGAATATCTTCAGCTTCGCAAGTCAAAGCCTATGCTGCTGGCAGCCGGTGTGATCTGGATTCTGGTCGGCTGGGCCTACAAACAAAATGACATGATAGAAGTGGCGCATGTGGCGCTGGATCATAACCTGCTGGAATATGCGGAACTGATGCTCTTTCTGCTGGTGGCAATGACCTATATTAACGCGATGGATGAGCGGCGATTGTTTGATGGTCTGCAGGCCTGGATGGTGAGCAAGGGCTTCCACTTTAAGTCTCTGTTCTGGATGACCGGGTTGCTGGCTTTTTTCATTTCGCCGGTTGCAGATAACCTGACTACCGCTTTACTGATGTGTGCGGTTGTCATGAAAGTCGGGGGCGACAACACACGTTTTATCAACCTTGCCTGCATTAATATTGTGGTCGCAGCGAACGCCGGTGGCGCTTTCAGTCCCTTCGGGGATATTACAACGCTGATGGTCTGGCAGGCCGGACTGGTCCGATTCTCCCAGTTTTTTGAACTGTTTATCCCAGCCCTGGTGAACTTCATGGTTCCGGCTTTGATCATGTCGTTTTTTGTGCCGGGCACCAAACCCGAGACGACCAGTGAGTTTGTTGAACTGAAACGCGGGGCAAAACGGATTGTTTTACTTTTCCTGCTGACAATACTGACGGCAGTCGTCTTTCATACCTATCTGCATTATCCGCCTGTGATGGGGATGATGATGGGGATGGCATATTTGTCTTTGTTCGCTTATTTCCTGCAAAAGACGCTGCCTCGTTCGCTGGAGAAAAAACGGGCGAAAGCCATTGCGAATAATGATCATGCAGCGTTGGACCGTTTAGGTTCTGTGGTGCCCTTTGATGTCTTCCGTCGTATCTCGATGGCAGAGTGGGACACATTGCTGTTTTTCTATGGTGTGGTTATGTGCGTGGGCGGGTTAAGTCTGTTGGGGTATCTCAGCGTTGCATCGCATGTGCTGTATACCCAGTGGGATCCGGTCTGGGCCAATATCATGGTGGGTGTGATGTCTGCCATTGTCGATAATATCCCGGTGATGTTTGCTGTGCTGACCATGAATCCGGATATGGCCGTTGGAAACTGGCTGCTGGTGACACTGACTGCCGGTGTCGGCGGGAGTCTGCTCTCGATTGGTTCTGCTGCAGGCGTCGCGTTGATGGGCGCTGCACACGGGAAATACACCTTTTTCGGACACTTGAAGTGGGCACCAGCGGTTGCATTGGGTTACATCTTAAGTATTGCCGTTCATCTGGCGATGAATGCTGCTGAGTTCGGATAA
- a CDS encoding endonuclease, with protein sequence MKQAILPLIGLITLSVHSAAFAQVSNGDFELWSNGSPDSWTTTDSGIQVTETSSQLHSGNLAAAITVNTGTQSETDFRQTVSVTSGESYDFSVWVYHTEGGVAARLYVDGYQGYSIPSKTGEWQQLSYRYTATSTGSIEVGLRFYDQSGFDGSEVVYVDQFEPTVSSAPSEGGDSGSGNSGEGDPDGNDSGDGLSDLSSYYQTAAGLTGYSLKTALYQIIRNHSAQSYSDLWSFYTAYDLDKTYEKDGTILDIYSENPSGADAYHFVPGNHQCGTYRGEGECYNREHAFPRSWFGGAIAPMNTDVHHIFPTDGYVNSKRSSYPYGEVGNATFTSANGSKLGVAASGLGYSGTVFEPVDAFKGDVARAYFYMATRYQNVISGWETDSSYGDAVLDGSSDQVFEGWFLALLLKWHQEDPVSQEERDRNESAYLFQGNRNPFVDYPAFVTEIWGK encoded by the coding sequence ATGAAACAAGCGATATTGCCGCTGATTGGTCTGATCACGCTGAGTGTACACAGTGCGGCATTTGCACAGGTTAGCAATGGTGATTTTGAACTCTGGTCCAACGGGAGTCCGGACAGCTGGACAACGACAGACTCAGGGATCCAGGTTACTGAAACCAGCAGTCAGCTTCATTCAGGAAACCTCGCCGCTGCGATTACGGTCAATACCGGCACGCAAAGTGAGACCGACTTTCGACAGACTGTCAGTGTGACCAGCGGCGAAAGTTATGACTTCAGTGTGTGGGTTTATCATACGGAAGGTGGCGTTGCCGCCCGGCTGTATGTGGATGGGTATCAGGGATATTCCATACCGTCTAAAACGGGTGAGTGGCAACAACTCAGCTATCGTTACACGGCAACCAGCACAGGCAGCATAGAGGTTGGGTTACGTTTCTACGACCAGTCCGGATTTGATGGATCTGAAGTGGTCTATGTGGATCAGTTTGAGCCGACGGTGAGCAGTGCGCCATCCGAGGGTGGTGATTCGGGTAGCGGTAATAGCGGGGAGGGTGACCCGGACGGGAACGACTCCGGAGATGGGCTGAGTGATCTGTCCAGCTATTATCAAACCGCAGCGGGTCTGACCGGATATTCACTGAAAACAGCGCTGTATCAGATTATCCGGAATCACAGTGCGCAAAGTTACAGTGATCTGTGGTCTTTCTATACGGCTTATGATCTGGATAAAACCTACGAAAAAGACGGCACCATTCTGGATATTTATTCGGAAAATCCTTCCGGGGCCGATGCCTATCATTTTGTACCCGGTAATCATCAGTGCGGCACCTATCGCGGCGAGGGGGAATGTTATAACCGGGAACATGCTTTTCCGCGGAGCTGGTTTGGCGGGGCGATCGCGCCGATGAATACGGATGTTCACCATATCTTCCCGACAGACGGGTACGTGAACTCGAAACGCAGCAGCTACCCTTATGGTGAAGTCGGCAATGCGACTTTTACTTCAGCAAACGGGTCGAAGCTGGGTGTGGCTGCATCCGGTCTGGGGTATTCAGGGACAGTGTTTGAGCCCGTTGATGCTTTTAAAGGTGATGTCGCCCGGGCCTATTTTTATATGGCGACCCGCTATCAGAATGTCATTTCCGGCTGGGAAACGGACAGTTCCTATGGTGATGCGGTGTTGGATGGCAGTTCTGATCAGGTCTTTGAAGGCTGGTTCCTGGCCCTGTTACTGAAATGGCATCAGGAGGATCCGGTGAGTCAGGAAGAGCGGGATCGCAACGAATCAGCCTATCTTTTCCAGGGGAACCGTAATCCTTTCGTAGATTACCCTGCATTTGTGACTGAAATCTGGGGAAAATAA
- the ltaE gene encoding low-specificity L-threonine aldolase has product MDFRSDTVTRPSDAMRQAMANAPVGDDVYGDDPSINDLEQWAAEQHGFEAALFCSSGTQANLLALLCHCERGDEYLCGQQAHNYRFEGGGAAVLGSIQPQPVENDPDGTIPFSKLEAAIKPDDLHFARTRLLSLENTINGKVLPLSYLAEARAFVDQHNLALHLDGARVYNAAAALDVDITEIVKYFDSFTICLSKGLGAPVGSLLLGDQALIKKAIRWRKMLGGGMRQAGILAAAAKIAIQENATRLREDHENSRYLAAQLNTVPGFSTKPEFVETNILFAKVDSHINQTALAETLKNQGILISTGHPMRLVTHLDVSRDDIDDFISALKAAL; this is encoded by the coding sequence ATTGATTTTCGTTCCGATACCGTCACCCGCCCATCTGATGCCATGCGCCAGGCCATGGCAAATGCCCCTGTCGGTGATGATGTTTATGGTGACGATCCAAGCATCAACGATTTGGAACAATGGGCAGCCGAACAACACGGGTTTGAAGCGGCTTTGTTTTGCAGCTCAGGCACACAAGCCAACCTGCTGGCACTCCTGTGTCACTGTGAGCGCGGCGACGAATATCTTTGCGGACAGCAAGCACACAACTACAGATTCGAAGGTGGCGGTGCGGCTGTTCTGGGTTCGATCCAGCCACAGCCTGTCGAAAATGATCCGGACGGAACCATTCCGTTCAGCAAACTTGAAGCAGCGATCAAGCCGGACGATCTCCACTTTGCCCGTACCCGGCTCCTGAGCCTGGAAAATACAATCAACGGTAAAGTACTTCCCCTGTCCTATCTGGCTGAAGCCCGTGCTTTCGTAGACCAGCACAATCTGGCGCTTCATCTTGATGGTGCCCGGGTCTACAATGCTGCCGCAGCGCTGGACGTCGATATCACTGAAATCGTGAAGTATTTCGACTCTTTCACCATCTGCCTGTCCAAAGGACTCGGCGCACCCGTCGGTTCACTGCTGCTTGGTGATCAAGCCCTGATCAAAAAAGCGATACGCTGGCGAAAAATGCTGGGCGGTGGCATGCGTCAGGCGGGTATTCTGGCAGCTGCTGCTAAAATCGCGATTCAGGAAAATGCAACCCGGTTACGGGAAGACCATGAGAACTCCCGCTATCTTGCAGCACAGCTCAATACCGTCCCCGGGTTCAGCACCAAACCTGAATTCGTCGAAACCAACATTTTATTTGCCAAGGTGGACAGCCATATCAATCAAACCGCACTGGCTGAAACCCTGAAAAACCAAGGCATCCTGATCAGTACCGGCCACCCGATGCGTCTGGTCACCCATCTCGATGTGAGCCGGGATGATATTGACGACTTCATTTCGGCATTAAAAGCCGCGTTATAA